Proteins from a genomic interval of Clostridiales bacterium:
- a CDS encoding amino acid ABC transporter permease — translation MEGLLEWWESNPVTHLFLSPAIMAEAFPVLLQAFPVALLFGFGAFVLGMPIGLLLALLKMSPRRLARWPVTFYVDVIRGTPLFLQILLVFFGLPLFPFWKSMIQANPWMNEAAILGISWSLYLRGFLVLSANSAAYMCEIFRAGIESIPRGQMEAARSLGMTALQAMFFIIIPQTVRRILPTMMSEFILLFKDTALLAAVGIPEVVLRAREVAAARFNPSAYVLAAFFYLALTIPLGRIVAKMEERLAASEGRGGAPRPATNSDSDDQDDVPPRIETVQGVTGRV, via the coding sequence GTGGAGGGTTTGCTTGAGTGGTGGGAGTCGAATCCCGTAACTCATCTATTCTTGTCGCCGGCGATCATGGCAGAGGCATTTCCCGTCTTGCTGCAAGCGTTCCCGGTGGCACTGCTCTTCGGTTTCGGCGCTTTTGTCCTGGGCATGCCGATAGGCTTGCTTCTCGCGCTCCTGAAGATGTCACCCAGGCGTCTTGCTCGATGGCCGGTGACGTTCTACGTGGACGTGATACGGGGAACGCCGCTCTTCCTTCAGATACTCCTCGTGTTCTTTGGCCTACCGCTTTTTCCCTTCTGGAAAAGCATGATCCAGGCGAATCCATGGATGAACGAGGCTGCGATCCTTGGAATCTCTTGGTCGTTGTACCTAAGGGGTTTCCTTGTCTTGAGCGCAAATTCGGCAGCGTATATGTGCGAGATATTCCGCGCGGGCATAGAGTCGATTCCCCGTGGGCAGATGGAGGCGGCTCGCTCTCTTGGTATGACGGCACTCCAGGCGATGTTCTTCATCATCATCCCTCAGACGGTGCGACGCATTCTGCCCACCATGATGTCCGAGTTCATCTTGCTGTTTAAGGACACGGCGCTCCTCGCAGCCGTTGGTATTCCAGAAGTCGTCCTCCGTGCTCGCGAGGTCGCCGCAGCCAGGTTCAACCCTTCAGCGTATGTTCTTGCGGCGTTTTTCTACCTGGCGCTTACGATCCCGCTTGGCCGAATAGTCGCCAAGATGGAGGAGAGACTTGCAGCTTCTGAAGGCCGAGGTGGAGCACCGAGGCCAGCGACAAACTCTGATAGTGACGATCAGGATGATGTTCCTCCACGTATAGAGACCGTGCAGGGCGTTACAGGAAGGGTGTGA
- a CDS encoding transporter substrate-binding domain-containing protein — MYRVRKPLLLALALTLAVGVMGLAGCGDAGGETRVIASVADLGEGDKIGVQSGTTGEIWSKENLEPKGVEVVPYDDILAAFAALQAGDVVGVINDLPISQEIVADETRGVHVVEEIETGEQYGFAFNQQNTGLRDAVNWALAEVIADGTYTEIYEKWFGAPPMSIPEGAYDGDRPDDADIVTLTPGKIIVGSDTAYPPFEFVEGGEIVGFDVDMMNAIGEKLGFEVEFLTYKFDALITDLQAGTSFDMVASAMTITEKRAQSVDFSDPYINSNQSLAVVKGD, encoded by the coding sequence ATGTACAGAGTTAGGAAACCGCTTCTTCTGGCACTCGCACTGACGTTGGCTGTCGGTGTCATGGGTCTTGCCGGTTGCGGCGATGCAGGCGGGGAGACGCGAGTCATCGCGAGCGTTGCCGACCTCGGCGAGGGAGACAAGATCGGTGTGCAGTCGGGTACGACTGGAGAGATCTGGTCGAAGGAGAATCTTGAGCCCAAAGGCGTCGAAGTAGTCCCGTACGATGATATCCTTGCCGCATTCGCGGCGCTTCAGGCCGGCGACGTCGTTGGCGTCATCAATGATCTGCCGATTTCTCAGGAGATCGTCGCTGACGAGACGCGCGGCGTCCACGTCGTCGAGGAGATCGAGACCGGAGAGCAGTACGGTTTTGCATTCAACCAGCAGAACACCGGCCTGCGCGACGCAGTCAACTGGGCGCTCGCCGAGGTGATTGCGGACGGCACGTACACCGAGATCTACGAGAAGTGGTTCGGTGCACCCCCGATGTCGATCCCCGAGGGTGCGTATGACGGTGACAGGCCGGACGACGCGGACATCGTGACGCTTACCCCGGGCAAGATCATCGTCGGCTCGGACACTGCTTATCCGCCCTTCGAGTTCGTCGAGGGTGGGGAGATCGTGGGCTTCGATGTCGACATGATGAATGCAATCGGCGAGAAGCTCGGCTTCGAGGTCGAGTTCCTGACATACAAGTTCGATGCTCTGATCACCGACCTGCAGGCTGGAACCTCGTTTGACATGGTCGCTTCCGCGATGACCATCACCGAGAAGCGCGCGCAGTCCGTCGATTTCTCTGACCCCTATATCAATTCGAACCAGTCGCTCGCAGTAGTCAAGGGCGACTAG
- a CDS encoding transporter substrate-binding domain-containing protein, whose product MLRVRIVWAALIVLLLFGVSGCGSKEAPEPGVEPLLAPPVIGEAGVLRVGIDLRHPPFGGLDDGREAGLDVDVASAIAGELGLELEIVEVDSAGAAAAFEAGTVDAVMSVPLDEQVVLDMSFAGFYATTGPALFASAEETVTPARLGTLRVAVQEGSAAYWEFVYDYGEDRVTAFPTLREAFEAVSAGEADVVAGDAFTCSYIARDFEGIVFHSQFAAPAQIGIAVPLDAKELSTALRGVLDGLATGGVLDTIRAKWVGDLPELEATHEEDA is encoded by the coding sequence ATGTTGCGCGTGCGGATCGTGTGGGCGGCTCTGATCGTGCTCCTGCTCTTCGGAGTGTCTGGTTGCGGTTCGAAAGAAGCGCCCGAACCTGGCGTCGAACCACTGCTTGCTCCGCCAGTTATCGGCGAGGCCGGCGTGCTGCGTGTAGGAATCGATCTTCGCCACCCGCCGTTCGGGGGGCTTGACGATGGCCGCGAGGCAGGACTTGACGTCGATGTCGCCTCGGCGATAGCCGGTGAACTGGGCCTTGAGCTGGAGATTGTCGAGGTTGATTCCGCCGGTGCGGCCGCTGCGTTTGAGGCCGGCACGGTCGATGCGGTGATGTCTGTCCCGCTTGACGAGCAGGTTGTGCTCGACATGTCCTTCGCGGGGTTCTACGCAACTACAGGTCCCGCGCTGTTCGCGTCGGCAGAAGAGACCGTCACGCCCGCGCGGCTTGGGACGCTCAGAGTTGCGGTTCAGGAAGGCTCGGCGGCGTACTGGGAGTTTGTGTATGACTACGGAGAGGATCGGGTGACGGCGTTTCCCACCCTCCGGGAAGCGTTCGAGGCGGTCTCAGCGGGCGAGGCCGACGTGGTTGCGGGCGACGCTTTCACGTGCTCGTACATTGCACGGGACTTCGAAGGCATCGTGTTCCACTCCCAGTTTGCCGCGCCCGCGCAGATTGGCATCGCTGTGCCCTTGGACGCCAAGGAGTTGTCAACGGCGTTGCGCGGGGTTCTCGACGGACTTGCGACGGGCGGCGTGCTCGATACGATCAGGGCGAAGTGGGTCGGCGACCTTCCGGAACTTGAGGCCACACATGAGGAAGATGCATAG
- a CDS encoding ComF family protein: protein MGLLEGLLELLCPTRCAGCDMPGQVLCGSCHAALPQIERASACVRCGAPFGHLVCTECWHRELAFSASVCFGSLEHPLARCMTLYKDAGERRLGRVLGEALAADLSVWSGWPDAVVPVPASPHALRTRGFDHTYMLAERVARELDTVAIRALSVRPARDQRRLGRVERAQNVAGAFTVMPGVHVPAKVLLVDDVMTTGATLDTAAGALLAAGADEVRVGAVARAW from the coding sequence GTGGGCTTGCTGGAAGGTTTGCTCGAGCTTCTCTGCCCCACCCGGTGTGCCGGGTGCGACATGCCCGGCCAGGTGCTGTGCGGTTCGTGCCACGCGGCGCTTCCGCAAATTGAGCGCGCAAGCGCGTGCGTCCGGTGCGGAGCCCCGTTCGGACACCTCGTGTGCACCGAGTGCTGGCACAGAGAGCTGGCCTTCTCGGCGTCCGTGTGCTTCGGCTCGCTTGAGCATCCTCTTGCGCGCTGCATGACACTGTACAAGGACGCGGGTGAGCGAAGGCTCGGGCGGGTACTGGGAGAGGCGCTTGCGGCAGACCTTTCGGTCTGGAGTGGATGGCCCGATGCGGTAGTGCCGGTACCGGCGTCACCGCACGCTCTCAGGACGCGTGGTTTCGATCACACGTACATGCTGGCCGAGAGAGTGGCCCGCGAACTGGATACCGTTGCCATTCGGGCGCTCAGTGTACGACCCGCACGTGATCAACGTCGGCTCGGCAGGGTTGAGCGCGCGCAGAACGTGGCGGGCGCGTTCACGGTTATGCCAGGCGTGCACGTGCCCGCGAAGGTGCTTCTAGTCGACGACGTGATGACCACAGGCGCAACGCTCGACACCGCGGCAGGAGCGCTTCTTGCCGCCGGTGCTGATGAGGTACGCGTCGGCGCCGTCGCTCGCGCGTGGTAG
- a CDS encoding AEC family transporter: MDAVELARIIATLLGLVAVGWALRVAGVLTSSDARPIHAVIVYAGLPALVFSSIHGAKLGPELPAIALVAWTAFAASALVAFVLSRLLRLPGRIAGGLIVFAGLGNTGYIGYPVAQALLGETGLVRAIFYDIFGTVGALLTVGVYVASRFGAQDGPPPNPLREVLTFPGVIALAAALALRSVEIPSAVSSGIDALATLVVPLIMISVGLTLRLRRLTEHKRALVCLAVVKLVFSPLIAFAAGSFLLGDVDALRLAVLQAGMPVMMLSIVFGTRFGLDTGFLASAVVATTVASVVSIPLMQVLMY; encoded by the coding sequence ATGGACGCGGTCGAGCTTGCGCGAATCATCGCGACGCTGCTCGGCCTGGTGGCGGTTGGATGGGCACTCCGCGTGGCCGGAGTGCTCACGAGTTCCGACGCGCGCCCCATCCACGCGGTCATCGTCTACGCGGGTCTACCCGCTCTGGTGTTCAGTTCGATTCACGGCGCCAAGCTGGGTCCCGAGCTTCCGGCTATCGCTCTTGTCGCGTGGACGGCGTTTGCCGCATCGGCGCTCGTCGCGTTCGTGCTTTCGCGGTTACTGCGCCTACCGGGGAGGATAGCGGGCGGTTTGATCGTGTTCGCCGGTCTTGGCAACACGGGCTACATCGGCTATCCGGTCGCGCAGGCGCTCTTAGGAGAGACAGGTCTCGTCCGAGCGATCTTCTACGATATCTTTGGCACGGTTGGGGCGCTTCTGACCGTCGGTGTGTACGTCGCATCTCGCTTCGGCGCACAGGACGGTCCGCCTCCCAACCCCTTGCGCGAGGTGCTCACTTTCCCGGGGGTCATCGCACTGGCGGCTGCGCTCGCGCTGCGTTCAGTGGAGATTCCGAGTGCGGTCAGTTCTGGGATAGACGCTCTTGCTACTCTGGTCGTGCCGCTCATCATGATCTCGGTCGGTCTCACGCTACGGCTCAGGCGACTTACCGAGCACAAGCGCGCGCTTGTTTGTCTTGCAGTGGTGAAACTGGTGTTTTCTCCGTTGATCGCGTTCGCTGCGGGATCGTTCCTGCTTGGCGATGTAGATGCGCTCCGGTTGGCGGTTCTCCAAGCGGGGATGCCGGTCATGATGTTGTCGATCGTGTTCGGGACGCGTTTCGGGCTCGACACCGGGTTCCTCGCGTCGGCGGTCGTCGCTACCACCGTCGCGTCGGTGGTGAGTATCCCGCTTATGCAGGTGCTCATGTATTGA
- the mtnA gene encoding S-methyl-5-thioribose-1-phosphate isomerase, protein MANLDNMPRTIWWEDGTVRLVDQTRLPLVGDVLVCNRYEGVCTAIRSLAVRGAPALGVAAALGIALWIVTESDHLETADEFLAALDQVAAEITATRPTAVNLFWGAERMRAAAHDNADLPLDALKDLLVTEALAMQSEDEARNRAIGLNGAELITPGSRILTHCNAGSLATAYFGTALGVIFTAAEQGKVAGVWVDETRPVLQGARLTAWELRVAGIPHTLITDSMAAHVMRAGAVDAVIVGADRIAANGDVANKIGTYGLAVLAKEHGIPFYVAAPTSTVDLTLASGDGIVIEERDEREVTGFTVSGTFTAESPIAAAAFDSLTEHGAYDLPIARGHQMQISRKGGAYHFDGWFRMAPPEVPVYNPAFDVTPASYVTAIITECGVARPEFAASLVEACAGAGALNEIRRG, encoded by the coding sequence ATGGCTAACCTCGACAACATGCCCCGCACCATCTGGTGGGAGGACGGCACGGTCAGGCTCGTCGACCAGACGCGCCTGCCGCTCGTGGGTGATGTGCTCGTGTGCAACCGCTATGAAGGCGTGTGCACGGCCATCCGCTCGCTTGCGGTGCGCGGGGCGCCCGCGCTTGGTGTCGCCGCCGCTCTCGGGATCGCGCTTTGGATCGTGACCGAATCAGACCACCTTGAGACGGCAGACGAGTTTCTTGCCGCCCTCGATCAGGTGGCCGCCGAGATCACCGCGACGCGGCCCACCGCGGTCAATCTTTTCTGGGGCGCGGAGCGGATGAGGGCGGCCGCTCACGACAACGCGGATTTACCACTCGATGCGCTCAAGGATCTTCTCGTGACCGAAGCGCTTGCGATGCAGTCGGAAGACGAGGCGCGCAACCGCGCCATCGGCTTGAACGGCGCCGAGCTGATCACGCCCGGTTCGCGCATCTTGACGCACTGCAACGCTGGCTCGCTTGCCACCGCTTACTTTGGCACCGCGCTCGGCGTGATCTTCACCGCCGCCGAGCAGGGCAAGGTCGCAGGTGTATGGGTCGACGAGACCCGTCCCGTGCTTCAAGGTGCGCGTCTCACGGCGTGGGAGCTTCGTGTCGCCGGCATTCCGCACACACTCATCACCGACAGCATGGCCGCCCATGTCATGCGGGCCGGGGCCGTTGACGCTGTCATCGTCGGGGCTGATCGCATAGCCGCAAACGGTGACGTCGCAAACAAGATCGGAACGTACGGACTTGCGGTGCTTGCCAAAGAGCATGGTATCCCGTTTTACGTGGCGGCTCCCACGTCAACTGTCGATCTCACGCTCGCGAGCGGCGACGGAATCGTCATCGAAGAGCGTGATGAGCGCGAGGTGACGGGGTTTACGGTCTCGGGGACTTTTACCGCCGAGTCCCCTATCGCCGCAGCCGCGTTCGATTCGCTCACCGAGCACGGTGCGTACGATCTGCCGATTGCGCGAGGCCACCAGATGCAGATATCACGCAAGGGCGGTGCGTACCACTTTGATGGCTGGTTCAGGATGGCGCCCCCGGAGGTGCCAGTGTACAATCCGGCGTTCGACGTTACCCCCGCGTCGTATGTGACCGCTATCATCACCGAGTGCGGGGTGGCTCGGCCGGAGTTCGCTGCGTCGCTTGTCGAAGCGTGCGCCGGAGCGGGCGCGCTCAACGAGATCCGCCGGGGATAG
- a CDS encoding adenosylhomocysteinase produces the protein MLHHIKDPALAGTGKARIEWADHDMPVLASIRERFAAEKPLENMRISACLHVTTETANLMRTLAAGGAECVLCASNPLSTQDDVAAALVEHYGIRTYAIKGEDTATYYAHIDAAIDHRPHITMDDGADVVGRIHAEKPEALEDIIGGTEETTTGVIRLKAMAADGALKYPIISVNDAETKHLFDNRYGTGQSTIDGIIRATNRLVAGRTVVVSGYGWCGRGVAMRASGLGGNVIVCEVDPLRALEAVMDGYRVMPAVEAAAHCDIWVTVTGDINVIDAPMFETLKDGAIICNSGHFNVEINIAHLRNNAVATREVRPLVEEFTMPDGRLIYLLADGRLVNLACAEGHPASVMDMSFANQALSAEYMARNAASFEPGVHPVPRDIDERIAALKLATMGIVIDTLTAEQERYLASWQEGTV, from the coding sequence ATGCTCCATCACATCAAGGACCCCGCGCTCGCCGGAACCGGCAAGGCCCGGATCGAATGGGCCGACCACGACATGCCGGTCCTCGCGAGCATCCGCGAGCGGTTCGCCGCCGAAAAGCCCCTTGAAAACATGCGCATCTCGGCGTGTTTGCACGTGACCACCGAGACCGCGAACCTCATGCGCACCCTCGCCGCTGGTGGCGCGGAGTGCGTGCTGTGCGCGAGCAACCCGCTTTCGACGCAAGATGACGTCGCCGCCGCGCTTGTCGAGCACTACGGAATCCGTACCTACGCGATCAAAGGTGAGGATACCGCCACGTACTACGCGCACATCGATGCGGCGATCGACCACCGTCCGCACATCACGATGGATGACGGCGCGGACGTGGTGGGTCGCATCCATGCCGAGAAGCCCGAGGCGCTCGAAGACATCATCGGCGGGACCGAAGAGACCACGACCGGCGTGATCCGCCTGAAGGCGATGGCTGCTGACGGAGCGCTCAAGTACCCGATCATCTCCGTCAACGACGCCGAGACAAAGCACCTCTTCGACAACCGCTACGGCACTGGACAGTCCACGATCGACGGGATTATCCGGGCCACCAACCGTCTGGTCGCTGGGCGCACGGTGGTGGTGTCGGGGTACGGATGGTGCGGCCGCGGGGTCGCAATGCGCGCGAGCGGGTTGGGCGGCAACGTCATCGTCTGTGAGGTCGACCCGCTCCGCGCGCTTGAGGCCGTGATGGACGGCTACCGCGTTATGCCTGCGGTCGAGGCGGCGGCCCACTGTGACATCTGGGTCACGGTGACCGGCGACATCAATGTAATCGACGCGCCGATGTTCGAGACGCTCAAAGACGGCGCCATCATCTGCAACTCGGGACACTTCAATGTCGAGATCAACATCGCTCACCTACGCAATAATGCCGTCGCAACACGCGAGGTGCGGCCGCTCGTCGAAGAGTTCACCATGCCCGACGGCCGGCTCATCTACCTGCTCGCCGACGGTCGGCTCGTTAACCTCGCGTGCGCCGAAGGTCATCCGGCGAGCGTCATGGACATGAGCTTTGCGAACCAGGCGCTTTCCGCGGAGTACATGGCTAGAAACGCCGCCTCGTTTGAGCCCGGCGTTCACCCGGTTCCGCGCGACATCGACGAGAGGATCGCTGCGCTCAAACTGGCGACGATGGGGATCGTGATCGACACTCTCACCGCTGAGCAGGAGCGATACCTTGCCTCGTGGCAGGAAGGCACCGTCTGA
- a CDS encoding purine-nucleoside phosphorylase, whose translation MREGIERVLDEAVASLTGLAGRRRPKVGVVLGSGLGGVIDAAADVEEVHYSQIPGFAVSGVKGHVGSLAFARVGGVESVVMRGRVHLYEGHEPHVVVHPVRTLIRLGVEALVLTNAAGGLAPKLCAGDIMGISDHINLTGTSPLAGPNIDNLGPRFPVMAGAYDEDLRAHARAVAQREGIPYAEGVYAGVLGPAFETPAEVAALTRLGADAVGMSTVFETIAARHAGVRVVALSLITNTAGAHDDGGHEAVLAAGEAGAARMATLVTALVSVACEAT comes from the coding sequence ATGAGGGAAGGTATTGAGCGGGTGCTCGATGAGGCGGTCGCCTCTCTCACTGGTCTGGCGGGCCGCAGGCGCCCGAAGGTGGGCGTCGTGCTCGGTTCGGGACTCGGCGGCGTCATCGATGCGGCGGCTGATGTCGAAGAGGTTCACTACTCCCAGATACCTGGTTTCGCCGTTTCCGGCGTCAAAGGGCACGTCGGCTCGCTCGCGTTTGCCCGTGTCGGCGGAGTGGAGAGTGTGGTGATGAGGGGTCGCGTGCACCTCTACGAAGGGCACGAGCCACACGTCGTTGTCCACCCGGTGCGCACGCTCATCAGGCTCGGCGTAGAGGCGCTCGTGTTGACCAACGCGGCAGGCGGTCTGGCTCCGAAGCTGTGCGCAGGCGACATTATGGGAATCTCGGATCACATCAACCTTACCGGCACGAGCCCGCTTGCGGGGCCAAACATTGACAACCTGGGTCCGCGGTTTCCGGTGATGGCCGGCGCATACGATGAGGACCTTCGCGCACACGCACGTGCGGTGGCCCAACGTGAGGGAATCCCGTACGCGGAGGGTGTATACGCCGGCGTCCTTGGACCGGCGTTCGAGACGCCGGCGGAGGTCGCGGCGCTCACCCGCCTTGGAGCTGACGCGGTGGGTATGTCGACGGTGTTCGAGACGATCGCGGCGCGACACGCCGGAGTGCGCGTGGTGGCGCTCTCGCTCATCACTAACACGGCTGGCGCTCACGATGACGGTGGCCATGAGGCCGTGCTCGCCGCAGGCGAGGCCGGGGCGGCCCGTATGGCGACTCTCGTCACCGCGCTCGTCTCGGTGGCGTGCGAGGCGACCTGA
- a CDS encoding DUF354 domain-containing protein — translation MRVWIDITNSPHVLFFEPLVEELRAAGHEVEVTARDYAQTVGLLNAKNIEHHLIGRHRGKSRVKKAWGLVSRSIALVMFGARGRFDVAFSHNSNDLAVAAWLLRLPHLIVHDYEHANLSYAVNARLATRILVPEAIPAEAIVAHGAHPKKVGHFPGLKEHVYLSPASGKAQDVRGLLGIPEDAVLAVVRPPATMSAYHPMDNDLFTQVIARLGTDERVRMVIVPRTPEQREDLARALPSNAIILDRVLDGPSLITAADMVVSAGGTMNREAVALGTPAYTVFAGTMGAVDADLVARGALSRVYSPEDIPIRRKSQVPGWLAENRQVILDEIYSMVKE, via the coding sequence GTGCGCGTATGGATCGACATCACCAATTCACCGCACGTCCTGTTCTTTGAACCCCTCGTTGAGGAACTCCGCGCGGCTGGGCACGAGGTCGAAGTGACCGCCCGCGACTACGCTCAGACCGTCGGCCTGCTTAACGCCAAGAACATCGAGCATCATCTGATCGGCAGGCACAGGGGCAAGAGCCGCGTGAAAAAGGCGTGGGGACTCGTGAGCCGTTCGATCGCCCTTGTGATGTTTGGCGCGCGCGGACGCTTTGACGTCGCGTTCAGCCACAACTCAAACGACCTTGCCGTTGCGGCGTGGCTCTTGCGATTGCCGCACCTCATCGTGCACGACTATGAGCACGCGAATCTGAGCTACGCCGTCAACGCGCGGCTCGCTACACGCATTCTCGTGCCGGAGGCGATCCCGGCGGAGGCGATCGTGGCGCACGGCGCGCATCCAAAGAAGGTGGGACACTTTCCCGGTCTCAAGGAGCACGTCTACCTATCACCCGCCAGCGGCAAGGCACAGGATGTGCGCGGGCTACTCGGCATCCCTGAAGATGCGGTGCTTGCGGTGGTGCGCCCTCCTGCCACGATGTCGGCGTACCATCCGATGGACAACGACTTGTTCACGCAAGTCATCGCCCGTCTCGGCACCGATGAGCGGGTGCGGATGGTCATTGTGCCCCGCACCCCAGAACAGCGCGAGGATCTCGCGCGCGCGCTGCCTTCAAACGCGATCATCCTTGATCGCGTGCTTGACGGACCTTCGCTCATCACCGCTGCGGATATGGTTGTCTCGGCGGGTGGCACGATGAATCGCGAGGCGGTTGCGCTCGGCACGCCGGCGTACACGGTGTTCGCCGGAACGATGGGAGCGGTCGATGCTGATCTCGTCGCGCGCGGTGCGCTTTCTCGCGTCTACTCGCCGGAAGACATCCCGATACGTCGAAAGAGTCAGGTGCCGGGATGGCTGGCCGAGAATCGGCAAGTGATTCTTGACGAGATCTATTCGATGGTGAAGGAGTGA